In a single window of the Helicobacter felis ATCC 49179 genome:
- a CDS encoding ComEC/Rec2 family competence protein, with amino-acid sequence MTFIKTSTFHISLIQTPLEWLCVFVFLGSVGGVSLSIKYAQYQHFKSKKPVSLHAQVRLQYVKQDAQGRSYFVLQLKDAWGNVFYTTSKEKLKDLIHARVRAYGKMSPSCSFWQFFKSCYFHTFYLTLEPSQNLHTRLRAFINAQHADTRMGNFYNTLFLADPLDKSTREIAMRLGISHIIAISGFHLGILGAFFYGLLFLLYRPLQQRFFPYRNAHYDLGLVVFILLLGYLILLNFQPSFLRAFVMALLGFGFYFCALEVFNFALLGLCALLCLAFFPNLIVNIGFLLSVCGVFYIYLFIQYTPRLSAPLYALLFNSALFLCMLPIVHAFFTPFSLYQLSGVLLSFVFVIFFPLSLLLHALGWGALFDSVLTRALEWQLPSVNYHTPAWFLIPYLGLSLLAVRSKYAYWGLYLMSGGLFLVLAWRVF; translated from the coding sequence TTGACCTTTATTAAAACTTCTACTTTTCATATTTCTCTCATACAAACACCCCTAGAGTGGTTATGTGTCTTTGTCTTTTTAGGAAGTGTGGGGGGCGTGAGTTTATCTATCAAATACGCCCAATACCAGCATTTTAAATCTAAAAAGCCCGTGAGTTTGCACGCACAGGTGCGCTTGCAATATGTTAAACAGGACGCGCAGGGGCGATCCTATTTTGTCCTGCAACTCAAAGATGCGTGGGGGAATGTCTTTTACACCACCAGCAAAGAAAAACTTAAGGATTTAATCCATGCACGCGTGCGCGCCTATGGCAAAATGAGCCCCTCTTGCTCTTTTTGGCAATTCTTTAAATCTTGCTATTTCCACACTTTTTACTTAACCCTAGAACCCAGCCAAAACCTGCACACGCGCTTACGCGCTTTTATCAATGCCCAACATGCAGACACGCGCATGGGCAATTTCTACAACACCCTCTTTTTAGCCGACCCTTTGGACAAATCCACACGAGAGATCGCCATGCGTCTTGGGATCAGCCACATCATCGCGATTAGTGGGTTTCACTTGGGGATTTTGGGCGCGTTTTTCTATGGGTTGCTCTTTTTGCTTTATCGCCCCCTCCAACAACGCTTTTTCCCCTACCGCAACGCCCATTATGACTTGGGCTTGGTGGTGTTTATCTTGCTCTTGGGCTACCTCATCTTGCTCAACTTCCAACCTTCTTTTTTGCGCGCCTTTGTGATGGCACTGCTGGGATTTGGGTTCTATTTTTGCGCCCTTGAGGTGTTTAACTTCGCTCTTTTGGGGCTGTGCGCCCTGCTTTGCCTAGCTTTTTTCCCTAATTTGATTGTCAATATTGGTTTTTTGCTCTCAGTCTGTGGAGTCTTTTATATTTACCTCTTCATTCAATACACCCCTAGACTTTCTGCCCCCCTCTATGCCCTTTTGTTTAACTCAGCCCTTTTTCTTTGTATGCTCCCCATTGTGCACGCCTTTTTTACCCCCTTTAGTTTGTATCAACTTAGCGGGGTTCTTTTAAGCTTTGTCTTTGTGATCTTTTTTCCCCTCTCCCTCCTTTTGCACGCTTTGGGTTGGGGCGCGCTCTTTGACTCTGTTCTAACACGCGCCTTAGAGTGGCAACTTCCAAGTGTAAATTACCACACCCCTGCTTGGTTTCTAATTCCTTATTTAGGACTATCCTTGCTTGCTGTGCGCTCTAAATACGCCTATTGGGGGCTGTATTTAATGAGTGGGGGGCTGTTTCTTGTATTGGCATGGCGGGTGTTTTAG
- the mqnP gene encoding menaquinone biosynthesis prenyltransferase MqnP has protein sequence MWARIKLFGELVALEHTIFSSMFILIAIVVASVQRYASLWCGPELLLLCLLALLGARNFAMGFNRLVDRKFDRNNPRTQSRPSVDGRIQLGGLILFCVLNALLFVGVSYLINALAFVLSFPFLLVLGGYSYMKRFSALAHVILGVSLGLAPIAGVVAVLGEIPLWSVFLALGVVFWVAGFDLLYSLQDMEFDKRVGLHSVPAKFGAQKTLELSRLAHVLAVLCWGGFVWCASLGWLAFSGLVVSIGILVYEQLLVHRDFKNIPKAFFVSNGYLGVVFFVFILLDGGVRLYA, from the coding sequence ATGTGGGCTAGGATCAAGCTGTTTGGCGAGCTGGTCGCGTTAGAACATACTATTTTTTCGAGCATGTTTATTTTAATCGCCATTGTGGTCGCCAGTGTGCAGCGTTATGCTAGTCTGTGGTGTGGGCCTGAACTCTTATTGCTCTGCTTGTTGGCTCTGTTGGGCGCGCGCAATTTTGCGATGGGTTTTAACCGCCTCGTGGATCGCAAGTTTGATCGCAACAACCCCCGCACGCAAAGCCGTCCTAGCGTGGATGGGCGCATTCAGCTTGGGGGCTTAATCCTCTTTTGTGTTTTAAACGCCCTGCTCTTTGTGGGCGTGAGTTACCTCATCAATGCCCTAGCCTTTGTTCTCTCTTTCCCTTTTTTGCTGGTCTTGGGGGGATATTCTTACATGAAACGCTTTAGCGCGCTAGCCCATGTGATCTTGGGGGTGAGCTTGGGGCTAGCTCCCATTGCCGGAGTAGTCGCCGTGCTAGGAGAAATCCCGCTTTGGAGTGTGTTTCTAGCTTTGGGTGTGGTTTTCTGGGTGGCTGGCTTTGATCTGCTCTATTCCCTGCAAGACATGGAATTTGACAAGCGTGTGGGATTGCATTCTGTGCCGGCCAAGTTTGGCGCGCAAAAAACTTTAGAGCTTTCGCGTTTAGCGCATGTTTTAGCCGTGCTGTGCTGGGGGGGATTTGTGTGGTGCGCCTCTTTGGGATGGTTGGCTTTTAGCGGGCTAGTAGTGTCTATAGGAATCTTGGTTTATGAACAACTTTTAGTGCATAGAGATTTCAAAAACATTCCCAAAGCCTTTTTTGTGAGCAATGGCTATTTGGGCGTGGTGTTCTTTGTATTCATTCTGCTAGATGGGGGAGTGCGTCTGTATGCCTGA
- a CDS encoding DUF6115 domain-containing protein, whose product MQLGSNEFTWIITGVVLLIFLCLIAYSYIKDKEFVSKTKQLEKALDTINQEIYKIRKWIQESQMQAEFNASSIGASVKNEVNNNLNASLSNLYAHIKEIQDSIQKERDYLEEKIIVLENKFKEFGHFTPSNDDIDEKKVIKMYKEGWSVDSIAKELRTGKGEIEFILKLADMQ is encoded by the coding sequence ATGCAATTAGGATCGAATGAATTCACTTGGATCATCACGGGGGTGGTGCTCTTGATTTTCTTATGCTTGATCGCCTATAGCTACATCAAGGATAAGGAATTTGTGAGCAAAACCAAACAACTAGAAAAAGCCCTAGATACCATCAACCAAGAGATTTACAAAATCCGCAAATGGATTCAAGAGAGCCAAATGCAAGCTGAGTTCAACGCCTCCAGCATTGGGGCGAGTGTGAAAAATGAAGTGAATAATAACCTCAACGCCAGTTTGAGCAATCTTTACGCCCACATTAAAGAAATTCAAGACTCTATCCAAAAAGAGCGCGACTATTTGGAAGAAAAAATCATCGTCCTAGAGAATAAATTTAAAGAATTCGGACACTTCACCCCTAGTAATGATGACATTGATGAAAAAAAGGTGATCAAGATGTATAAGGAGGGCTGGAGTGTGGATTCTATTGCTAAAGAATTGCGCACCGGCAAGGGTGAGATCGAATTTATTCTAAAACTAGCGGACATGCAGTAA
- a CDS encoding phosphatidylserine decarboxylase, whose protein sequence is MALSNTASRLFGKFARCAFPTPFQKLINKIYVKIFKIDLSEFAPLESYPTLNALFTRELKNPRPLDQNPHALLSPCDGVLKECGSVQEGLALQIKGKAYLVGALLGSQLEESYSYFNLYLSPKDYHRFHAPCDLQILETRHFSGLLFPVNDSALHKHPHLFVCNERVVVVAKDPRGALLYFVAVGALNVGQIVMHFDSSIHTNAPTNPPLSIKRYDPPITLTKGAELGRFEMGSTIVLFVRDCSMPPDTLYHKARFGEFLSTLHPIGETHG, encoded by the coding sequence ATGGCACTCTCTAACACCGCCTCAAGGCTTTTTGGCAAATTTGCCCGCTGTGCTTTTCCTACCCCCTTTCAAAAACTCATCAATAAAATCTATGTTAAGATTTTCAAGATTGATTTAAGCGAGTTTGCTCCCCTTGAATCCTATCCCACTCTCAACGCCCTTTTTACTAGAGAACTCAAGAACCCCCGCCCCTTAGATCAAAACCCTCACGCCCTCCTCTCTCCTTGTGATGGCGTGCTCAAAGAATGTGGGAGTGTGCAAGAGGGGCTAGCCTTGCAAATCAAGGGCAAAGCCTATCTAGTGGGCGCGCTACTAGGCTCACAACTAGAAGAATCTTACAGCTATTTTAACCTTTACCTCTCACCTAAAGATTACCACCGCTTCCACGCCCCCTGCGATCTGCAGATTTTAGAAACGCGCCACTTCTCCGGTTTGCTCTTTCCTGTTAACGACTCGGCTTTACATAAGCACCCCCATTTGTTCGTGTGTAATGAGCGGGTGGTGGTGGTGGCTAAAGACCCTAGGGGTGCACTGCTTTACTTTGTGGCCGTGGGCGCGCTCAATGTTGGGCAGATTGTGATGCATTTTGATTCTAGCATCCACACCAACGCCCCTACCAATCCTCCCCTAAGTATAAAGCGCTACGATCCGCCCATCACTCTAACTAAGGGAGCAGAGCTAGGGCGTTTTGAAATGGGCTCTACCATTGTACTTTTTGTGCGCGATTGCTCTATGCCCCCAGACACTCTCTACCACAAGGCGCGTTTTGGGGAATTTTTAAGCACGCTACACCCCATCGGAGAGACTCATGGATGA
- the nadA gene encoding quinolinate synthase NadA: MDELTQSIKTLLEDLDALLVAHFYQKDEIVALADIVGDSLELARQASAHPKNLIVFCGVGFMGESVKILAPHKEVIMPKLACCSMARMIDSNYFDRSLEVLNSYGLFNLLPITYINSSAQVKAKVGALGGLVCTSANASKIFAHARQKGQKIFFLPDRCLGTNLAHMHGLKSATLGMDSKEAIIQADVINYNGFCAVHQLFKPSDVEFFKQKYPGILIVVHPECDPSVVELADFVGSTSQILKFIRSLPLEQKVAVGTEFNFIQRLRPSYQGEQTTFVLSSTLPECPTMNETTLQDLFEVLKAYKNHRPYNCVQLDPQIGALAKVALDRMMELS, translated from the coding sequence ATGGATGAATTGACCCAAAGCATTAAAACCCTTTTAGAGGATTTAGACGCGCTGTTAGTGGCGCATTTTTATCAAAAAGATGAGATCGTAGCCCTAGCCGACATCGTAGGGGATAGTTTGGAGCTTGCGCGCCAAGCCAGTGCGCACCCTAAGAATTTGATCGTCTTTTGTGGGGTGGGTTTTATGGGCGAGAGTGTGAAAATTTTAGCTCCCCATAAGGAAGTCATCATGCCCAAACTCGCCTGTTGTTCGATGGCACGCATGATCGATTCAAACTATTTTGATCGCTCTTTGGAAGTGTTAAATAGCTATGGGCTTTTTAATCTCCTCCCCATTACCTATATCAACTCCAGCGCGCAGGTCAAGGCAAAAGTGGGCGCACTAGGGGGACTGGTATGCACCAGTGCCAACGCCTCTAAGATTTTTGCCCACGCGCGCCAAAAGGGGCAAAAAATCTTCTTTTTACCCGATCGCTGTTTGGGCACGAACTTAGCCCACATGCATGGCTTGAAAAGCGCGACTTTGGGCATGGACTCTAAGGAGGCGATCATACAAGCTGATGTGATCAACTATAACGGCTTTTGTGCCGTGCACCAACTCTTTAAACCTAGCGATGTGGAATTTTTTAAGCAAAAATATCCCGGGATTTTGATCGTAGTGCACCCTGAGTGCGATCCTAGCGTAGTGGAGTTAGCCGATTTTGTGGGCTCAACCAGTCAAATTCTCAAATTCATTAGAAGCTTGCCCCTAGAGCAAAAGGTCGCCGTGGGCACAGAGTTTAATTTTATCCAACGCCTGCGTCCCTCCTATCAAGGGGAACAAACTACTTTTGTGCTCTCGAGCACTCTGCCCGAATGCCCGACCATGAACGAAACCACTTTGCAAGACCTTTTTGAGGTGCTTAAAGCCTATAAGAATCATCGCCCTTATAATTGCGTACAACTCGATCCACAAATTGGCGCGCTCGCCAAAGTTGCTCTAGATCGCATGATGGAGCTTTCATGA
- the nadC gene encoding carboxylating nicotinate-nucleotide diphosphorylase codes for MKDPAILAFLDACLQEDLGSGDLFERLAEPKEVKAVVIAKQEGVFSGHLYADMLLEHMGIRRVWNIQDGAPYASKDILLELWGDYALLLKIERVLLNILQHSSGIATHTARYVAMLKSLPLKLLDTRKTRPLLRVFEKYSVRNGGAQNHRLGLDDALMLKDTHLAHIGDLQAFMRKARQQLPWTAKIEIECDSVDMAKEVMQVGADIVMCDNMSAQDIQEVVAYRNAHYPLVLLEASGNITQENILAYAQSGVDAISSGALIHQAVWVDMSMKLGS; via the coding sequence ATGAAAGACCCAGCTATTCTCGCCTTTTTAGACGCATGCCTGCAAGAAGATTTAGGCTCAGGTGATCTCTTTGAGAGATTGGCAGAACCTAAGGAAGTCAAGGCGGTCGTGATTGCCAAACAGGAGGGCGTGTTTTCCGGGCACTTGTATGCGGACATGCTCTTAGAGCACATGGGCATTAGGAGGGTATGGAATATCCAAGATGGCGCGCCCTACGCCTCTAAAGACATTCTTTTAGAACTATGGGGAGATTATGCCCTCTTGCTCAAAATTGAGCGCGTGCTTTTGAACATTTTACAGCATTCTAGCGGGATTGCCACCCACACCGCACGCTATGTGGCCATGCTTAAAAGTTTGCCCTTAAAGTTGCTAGACACGCGCAAAACCCGCCCACTTTTAAGGGTGTTTGAAAAGTATTCGGTGCGCAATGGGGGGGCACAAAACCACCGCTTAGGGCTAGATGACGCGCTCATGCTCAAAGACACGCATTTAGCTCATATTGGCGATCTGCAGGCGTTCATGCGCAAAGCGCGCCAACAACTCCCATGGACGGCTAAGATTGAAATAGAGTGCGATAGCGTGGATATGGCTAAGGAGGTTATGCAAGTGGGCGCGGACATTGTGATGTGCGATAACATGAGCGCACAAGATATTCAAGAAGTGGTCGCCTACCGCAACGCGCATTACCCTTTGGTGCTATTAGAGGCGAGCGGGAATATCACCCAAGAGAATATTTTAGCCTACGCGCAAAGTGGGGTAGATGCCATTAGTAGTGGGGCGCTCATCCACCAAGCGGTGTGGGTGGATATGAGTATGAAACTTGGATCTTGA
- a CDS encoding thiamine-phosphate kinase, with protein sequence MDLEAYFLKTLQASGITWGLGDDGVLLPPFKRAVIALDIFAQNVHFKPEWLGFERIGYKAMVVNISDMIAMNATPTHALLGVSLDRHMDKSAIRALVAGFKRACEEFKIRIVGGDTTVGDRLHLSITMLGRARKLLERKGARLGDLIAHTGTLGQSYKALQTLLRGGKVSPKNKFITPYLKHARFITGARQFLHAGLDISDGLLSECNRLSAINRLAFKLHKPRTRAYKSGEEYEMLFCFAPKDYLAMSRRARAHRVRLSVVGRVCRGRSRYRALVWHTA encoded by the coding sequence TTGGATCTTGAAGCGTATTTTTTAAAGACCCTGCAGGCTAGCGGGATCACTTGGGGGCTTGGAGATGATGGGGTGTTACTACCCCCCTTTAAGAGAGCGGTGATCGCACTAGATATTTTTGCCCAAAATGTGCATTTCAAACCCGAATGGTTGGGTTTTGAGCGCATTGGCTATAAGGCGATGGTGGTCAATATCTCCGATATGATTGCCATGAACGCCACGCCCACGCACGCTTTGTTAGGAGTGAGCTTGGATAGACACATGGATAAAAGCGCGATCCGTGCTTTGGTGGCAGGGTTCAAGCGCGCATGCGAGGAATTTAAGATTCGTATTGTTGGCGGAGATACCACAGTGGGGGATCGCCTGCATTTGAGCATCACCATGCTAGGCAGGGCGCGCAAACTCTTAGAGCGCAAGGGCGCGCGCTTGGGCGATCTCATTGCGCACACAGGCACACTAGGACAGAGTTATAAAGCCCTGCAAACTCTACTTAGGGGGGGCAAGGTGAGCCCTAAAAACAAGTTCATCACCCCGTATTTAAAGCATGCGCGCTTTATAACTGGCGCGCGTCAATTCTTGCATGCAGGACTAGATATTTCCGATGGACTTTTGAGCGAATGCAACCGCCTAAGTGCGATCAATCGCCTCGCTTTTAAGTTGCACAAACCCCGCACGCGCGCTTACAAAAGCGGAGAAGAATACGAAATGCTCTTTTGTTTTGCGCCTAAAGATTATTTAGCCATGAGCAGACGGGCGCGCGCGCATCGGGTGCGTTTAAGTGTTGTGGGCAGGGTGTGTAGAGGGCGATCGCGTTACCGGGCATTGGTGTGGCATACGGCTTGA
- a CDS encoding S41 family peptidase, translating to MNKFFMAGVVSSVLSVFLVINALEASQSEITQPGLKKNYKLTTQERINALKKFSSVVEQIEHYYVDEVSINDIVDKAIDGLMSNLDAHSSYLTPKKFRDFRAQTEGEFGGLGITVGIRDGALTVIAPLDDTPAFRAGIKAGDVILKINSESTLSMTIDNAVNLMRGKPKTPIELTIVRKSESKPLVIKMLRDIIKIKSVHAKKIEGTNYLYVRVNSFDRNVVKGVLTELKKVPKLEGIVLDLRSNPGGLLNQAIDLSNLFIKQGLIVSQKGRIQSEDIAYRATGRAPYAHLPIAVLVNGGTASASEIVSGALQDHKRAIIIGEDTFGKGSVQTTFPVGREEAIKITIARYYLPSGRTIQAVGIKPDIVIHPGPVPKEDNSFSIKEADLKHHLEQELHDLDKKNSKNLKSKMFASNKEEKPITAKDISADIQLKVAIDTLKVWDILMANKKDTKK from the coding sequence ATGAATAAATTTTTCATGGCGGGGGTGGTTTCTTCTGTATTGAGTGTTTTTTTGGTGATAAATGCGCTAGAAGCAAGCCAGAGCGAAATCACTCAGCCAGGTCTTAAAAAGAATTACAAGCTCACAACTCAAGAACGCATCAATGCGTTAAAGAAATTTTCCAGTGTTGTAGAACAAATTGAGCATTATTATGTGGATGAAGTGAGCATTAATGATATTGTAGATAAAGCCATTGATGGTTTGATGAGCAATTTAGACGCACACTCTTCTTATCTCACTCCCAAAAAATTTAGAGATTTTAGAGCTCAGACTGAAGGGGAATTTGGCGGTCTTGGGATCACTGTGGGGATTCGCGATGGCGCGCTCACTGTGATCGCTCCTCTAGATGACACACCCGCTTTTAGGGCTGGAATCAAAGCTGGGGATGTGATCTTAAAGATCAACTCTGAGAGCACTTTGAGCATGACTATTGATAATGCTGTAAACTTGATGCGGGGCAAACCCAAAACCCCCATTGAATTGACCATTGTGCGCAAATCTGAGAGTAAGCCTTTGGTGATCAAAATGTTGCGCGACATTATTAAAATTAAGTCTGTGCATGCCAAAAAGATCGAGGGCACAAACTATCTCTATGTGCGTGTCAATTCCTTTGATCGCAATGTGGTTAAGGGTGTGCTTACTGAACTTAAAAAAGTTCCCAAATTAGAGGGTATTGTGCTAGATTTGCGCTCTAATCCGGGCGGGTTGCTCAACCAAGCCATCGATCTCTCCAATCTCTTTATCAAGCAGGGACTCATTGTGTCCCAAAAAGGGCGTATCCAATCTGAGGACATTGCTTATCGCGCCACTGGGCGCGCGCCTTATGCGCATTTGCCCATTGCGGTTTTGGTGAATGGAGGCACGGCGAGCGCGAGTGAAATTGTCTCAGGAGCCCTGCAAGATCACAAGCGCGCCATTATTATTGGAGAAGACACCTTTGGTAAGGGCAGTGTACAAACCACTTTCCCTGTGGGCAGAGAAGAGGCGATTAAGATCACCATCGCGCGCTACTATCTGCCCAGCGGGCGCACCATTCAGGCAGTAGGAATCAAGCCTGACATTGTAATTCACCCCGGTCCTGTGCCCAAAGAGGATAATAGCTTTAGCATCAAAGAGGCGGATTTAAAACACCACTTAGAGCAAGAGCTCCATGATTTGGATAAAAAGAACTCAAAAAATCTCAAATCGAAGATGTTTGCTTCTAATAAAGAGGAAAAGCCCATCACAGCTAAAGATATTAGTGCGGATATCCAACTCAAGGTCGCTATTGACACTCTAAAAGTGTGGGACATTTTGATGGCCAATAAAAAAGACACAAAAAAGTAG
- a CDS encoding SH3 domain-containing protein, translating into MRIFLGIWLLFWAFLCAEAENTQTKVIYIKALDAQEIGAKSVYVGQVLAVHYSVLLFSQAKFLGAELLHIPNSKQLKRLNFTPVWKAGQDGSLSATYLYKVMGTKAAIPALKVSAFVQDQGYLDTATTPSIPLNVIDLGDHPNYAGVVAQNFKIVGYKTKEYDASHNIVVFEVNAKGANLEDLKIAGGMKQGFESAHFSLDNAQGIYYCIVPKSWRELSFNYFSLESGQFQEVHFAVIPVEETVSTQSNLKPKNNFLLFSNFVLLFFILLALALFFLIPYKKSVLGVAAILVGVLLWNIFFTYRSGVLLANKEIKILPTANSTLLGTSKNALKVEIIGAHGGYYKIMTQDEKIGWVKKSDVE; encoded by the coding sequence TTGCGGATATTTTTAGGAATTTGGCTTTTGTTTTGGGCTTTCTTGTGCGCAGAGGCTGAGAATACACAAACAAAGGTCATTTATATTAAGGCGCTTGATGCTCAAGAAATCGGGGCTAAAAGCGTTTATGTGGGGCAGGTGCTTGCTGTGCACTACAGCGTTTTACTCTTTTCTCAAGCCAAGTTTTTAGGAGCAGAGTTGCTCCATATCCCAAATAGCAAACAGCTCAAACGGCTTAACTTCACTCCTGTATGGAAGGCAGGACAAGATGGGAGTTTGAGCGCAACTTACTTGTATAAGGTGATGGGGACTAAGGCGGCTATCCCTGCTCTTAAGGTGAGCGCATTTGTGCAAGATCAAGGCTACTTAGACACAGCCACTACCCCGAGTATCCCTCTTAATGTTATTGATCTTGGAGATCACCCTAACTATGCAGGCGTGGTCGCCCAAAATTTTAAGATTGTGGGTTATAAGACTAAAGAATATGATGCTTCTCACAATATTGTGGTCTTTGAAGTGAACGCCAAGGGCGCAAACTTGGAAGATCTAAAGATTGCAGGTGGGATGAAACAAGGCTTTGAGAGCGCGCATTTTTCCTTAGATAATGCGCAAGGGATTTACTATTGCATTGTGCCAAAGAGTTGGCGTGAGCTATCCTTTAACTATTTTTCCCTAGAGAGTGGGCAATTTCAAGAAGTGCATTTTGCGGTGATTCCTGTAGAGGAAACCGTGAGCACCCAAAGTAATCTCAAACCCAAAAATAATTTCTTGCTTTTCTCTAACTTTGTGCTCTTGTTCTTTATCCTTTTAGCTCTAGCCCTCTTTTTTCTCATTCCTTACAAAAAGAGCGTTTTAGGAGTGGCCGCGATTTTAGTAGGGGTGCTTTTATGGAATATTTTCTTTACCTATCGTAGCGGAGTGTTATTGGCCAATAAAGAGATCAAAATTCTCCCTACGGCTAACTCCACCTTGCTAGGAACTTCTAAAAATGCCTTAAAAGTAGAGATCATCGGCGCGCATGGAGGGTATTATAAAATCATGACTCAAGATGAAAAAATTGGCTGGGTGAAGAAAAGCGATGTGGAGTAA
- a CDS encoding 1-acylglycerol-3-phosphate O-acyltransferase yields the protein MWSKIRGVYALLVVGLGLGAIIICNFFTRKQNNSMRTRRWCKIFFPLMGTRLEKVGEFDPSATLIVLNHQSIIDIVCLEAYHPRNICWIAKRELGEVPYYGHALKTTEMILIDRQDRRGLASLLKMAKEKLDQNRPLVIFPEGTRGKGMENLLPFKPGAKVLAERFKLKIQPVLLLNTRKILDTKPLRSQATRLRMVLLEAYEPDFSTDWYAELEARMTSHYHTHYCELNPNSKA from the coding sequence ATGTGGAGTAAAATACGCGGGGTGTATGCCCTCCTAGTGGTGGGTTTAGGACTAGGTGCAATCATTATCTGCAATTTTTTTACCCGCAAACAAAATAACTCGATGCGGACGCGCAGATGGTGTAAAATATTTTTTCCTTTAATGGGCACGCGTTTAGAAAAAGTGGGGGAGTTTGACCCTAGCGCAACCTTGATTGTGCTCAACCACCAAAGCATTATTGATATTGTTTGCTTAGAAGCCTATCATCCTCGTAATATCTGCTGGATCGCCAAAAGAGAACTAGGAGAAGTTCCTTATTATGGCCACGCGCTCAAGACTACAGAGATGATTTTAATCGATCGCCAAGATCGGCGAGGTTTGGCTTCTTTGCTTAAAATGGCGAAAGAAAAACTTGATCAAAACCGCCCTCTGGTGATTTTTCCAGAAGGCACGCGAGGGAAGGGTATGGAGAATTTATTGCCCTTTAAACCCGGTGCTAAGGTGTTAGCCGAGCGCTTTAAACTCAAGATTCAACCCGTTTTATTGCTCAATACTCGTAAAATTTTGGACACAAAACCCTTAAGATCGCAGGCCACTCGCCTTAGAATGGTCCTGTTGGAAGCTTATGAGCCAGATTTTAGCACGGATTGGTACGCAGAATTAGAGGCACGGATGACCTCTCATTATCACACACACTATTGTGAACTTAACCCCAATTCTAAGGCCTAG